A stretch of the Glycine soja cultivar W05 chromosome 13, ASM419377v2, whole genome shotgun sequence genome encodes the following:
- the LOC114381832 gene encoding uncharacterized protein LOC114381832 translates to MQGENNENHVNAVEKCCFGEKTDITICNGYIVVCRCVSLSSFFPYTANPNPTKAFKSVRCKESKESEREQKKQRPTSVNFAMESQTLYEKEEEALVLKTTKVVEYLVPKMSIELLCKFPDNSAYDFDYSQSTIWSPLLPRPYSPMDLDLITPKKLSYDMGLGAKCSVKKVGSKLRKKFTASAFNLNLDFIKKNSKSKNKKLPSDFSPTPFKGACNPILNKRWARALKAASKQFKKWKVKRRDPIAHVMLPRL, encoded by the exons ATGCAGGgggaaaacaatgaaaatcatgtgaatgcagttgaaaaatgttgttttggGGAGAAGACAGACATTACAATTTGCAACGGCTACATTGTTGTGTGTCGTTgtgtctctctctcttccttttttccttACACGGCAAATCCAAACCCAACAAAAGCTTTCAAAAGTGTTAGGTGTAAAGAAAGtaaagagagtgagagagagcaAAAGAAGCAAAGACCAACTAGTGTTAATTTTGCAATGGAATCTCAAACACTAtatgagaaagaagaagaagcactagtgttgaaaacaacaaaagtggTAGAGTATTTGGTGCCAAAGATGTCAATTGAGCTTCTGTGCAAGTTTCCAGACAACTCTGCCTATGACTTTGACTACTCTCAGAGCACAATCTGGTCCCCTTTGCTTCCAAGACCTTACAGTCCTATGGATTTGGATCTTATCACTCCAAAGAAGCTTTCCTATGACATGGGTTTGGGAGCTAAATGCAGTGTCAAGAAGGTGGGTTCTAAGCTTAGGAAGAAGTTCACTGCCTCTGCCTTCAATCTCAACCTTGatttcataaaaaagaatagCAAGAGTAAGAACAAGAAGTTGCCTTCTGATTTCTCTCCAACACCCTTTAAAGGTGCTTGCAACCCCATCTTGAacaag CGATGGGCAAGAGCACTGAAAGCTGCCTCAAAACAGTTTAAGAAATGGAAGGTGAAGAGGAGAGACCCCATTGCCCATGTGATGCTACCCAGATTgtga